From Nitratidesulfovibrio vulgaris str. Hildenborough, a single genomic window includes:
- a CDS encoding terminase gpA endonuclease subunit: MTHEQQLQLVPPTREPLPVVRIRRPHDDDDCPQRFVFRWPAAVRRAFRRPKRISVTEWCERHFRIIGGQRPGRWRREVFPYTCTIMDAYSLPFIRVIGICGPPQTGKTALELGCLAWAIDRDPGPVLMVLDQQDTAREMAKDRVIPLLKASPPLEQYITGLADDETAKSINLRHMTIHFGWAGSVSRLANKPVKHLLLDEVDKYEHDGKREAGPVSLAMKRVRTFKHTHKCMLLSSPSTPRGEIMLCLAEARVIFHYFVRCPKCGVYQEMRFTHDDGEVGVVWPEGERDYAKVNDQMLARYRCRGCGALWNDHDRDMAVARGEWRDPETGMEAMSWMLERRPRHVAFQYSTLISRDVSLSETAAKFIQADRDRKLGDLQTLKDFMNGYLAEPWVDGTEEGDAGAVMRLRDDRPAGLVPGGGQVACLLAAVDTQDNGFWYEIRAFGWGLSATSWSIRNGFVPSASPDDFSNLEEVLFNTVYEDAQGLVYPVQAGVIDAMGHRTSEVYDWCRLHPLFIPAKGEQRMATPHTFRTVDTYPGSSRAIPGGLQRLHVHSTHFKNRLHGLLQVAPTDPGAWLYNGELTEDWAKQMVAEYRDTHGMWQCPKNRPNHAWDVSYNLLALADMLQIRFIPKPEEEPQPRPYSQGNDNTKRPGWWGHVRR; the protein is encoded by the coding sequence ATGACGCATGAGCAGCAACTGCAACTGGTGCCGCCCACGCGCGAACCCCTTCCTGTGGTGAGAATCCGGCGTCCGCATGATGACGACGACTGTCCGCAGCGTTTCGTCTTCCGCTGGCCAGCCGCTGTGCGTCGTGCCTTCCGGCGTCCGAAGCGCATCAGCGTCACGGAGTGGTGCGAGCGTCACTTCCGCATCATCGGCGGGCAGCGCCCCGGGCGCTGGCGTCGTGAAGTGTTCCCGTACACCTGCACCATCATGGACGCCTACTCGCTGCCGTTCATCCGCGTCATCGGCATCTGCGGGCCACCACAGACGGGCAAGACGGCCCTTGAGCTAGGCTGTCTGGCGTGGGCCATCGACCGCGACCCCGGGCCGGTGCTGATGGTGCTCGACCAGCAGGATACCGCCCGCGAAATGGCCAAGGATAGAGTCATCCCGCTGCTCAAGGCGTCGCCACCGCTTGAGCAGTACATCACCGGCCTTGCCGACGACGAGACGGCCAAGAGCATCAACCTGAGGCACATGACCATCCACTTCGGCTGGGCGGGCAGCGTGTCGCGCCTTGCCAACAAGCCGGTGAAGCACCTCCTGCTCGATGAGGTGGACAAGTACGAGCACGACGGCAAGCGCGAGGCCGGGCCGGTGTCGCTGGCCATGAAGCGCGTGCGCACCTTCAAGCATACGCACAAGTGCATGTTGCTCTCGTCGCCATCCACGCCGCGCGGTGAGATCATGCTGTGCCTGGCTGAGGCGCGGGTCATCTTCCACTACTTCGTGCGCTGCCCGAAGTGCGGCGTCTATCAGGAGATGCGCTTCACGCACGACGACGGCGAGGTGGGCGTGGTGTGGCCCGAGGGCGAGCGCGACTATGCCAAGGTCAACGACCAGATGCTGGCCCGTTATCGCTGCCGGGGCTGCGGTGCGCTGTGGAACGACCACGACCGCGACATGGCCGTGGCGCGCGGCGAATGGCGCGACCCGGAGACGGGCATGGAGGCCATGAGCTGGATGCTCGAACGCCGCCCGCGCCATGTGGCGTTCCAGTACTCCACGCTCATCTCGCGCGACGTGTCGCTCTCCGAGACGGCGGCCAAGTTCATTCAGGCCGACCGCGACCGCAAGCTTGGCGACCTGCAAACGCTGAAGGACTTCATGAACGGCTACCTCGCCGAACCGTGGGTGGACGGCACGGAAGAGGGCGATGCAGGGGCCGTCATGCGGCTGCGCGACGACAGGCCCGCCGGTCTTGTGCCCGGTGGCGGGCAGGTGGCGTGCCTGCTGGCTGCCGTGGATACGCAGGACAACGGCTTCTGGTACGAGATTCGCGCCTTCGGGTGGGGGCTTTCTGCCACGTCATGGAGCATCCGCAACGGCTTTGTGCCTTCGGCCTCGCCCGACGACTTCTCGAACCTTGAAGAGGTGCTGTTCAACACGGTCTATGAAGATGCGCAGGGGCTGGTCTACCCGGTTCAGGCCGGAGTTATCGACGCCATGGGCCACCGTACCAGTGAGGTCTATGACTGGTGCCGGCTGCATCCGCTGTTCATTCCCGCCAAGGGAGAGCAGCGCATGGCCACGCCGCACACCTTTCGGACGGTGGACACCTATCCGGGGTCGAGCCGCGCCATTCCCGGCGGGTTGCAGCGTCTGCATGTCCATTCAACGCACTTCAAGAACCGGCTGCACGGCCTGTTGCAGGTGGCGCCCACAGACCCCGGCGCGTGGCTGTACAACGGTGAACTGACCGAAGACTGGGCCAAGCAGATGGTGGCCGAATACCGCGACACCCACGGCATGTGGCAGTGCCCCAAAAACAGGCCGAACCACGCGTGGGACGTGAGCTACAACCTGCTGGCCCTTGCGGACATGTTGCAGATTCGCTTCATCCCCAAGCCCGAAGAGGAGCCTCAACCGCGCCCCTATTCGCAGGGTAACGACAACACGAAGCGCCCCGGCTGGTGGGGCCATGTGAGGAGATAG
- a CDS encoding phage/plasmid primase, P4 family, with protein sequence MGWAGRNLSRDQRDAIARKLFTVTDEEDNWLNGLCPLHDDQNQSFSYNVDEDVFHCFRQCVEDGDLVDLYCHVRGLPLRSGEGFKAFRREFAADAGVGQPARRTPGETRKHEAASQKGAAKRSPRQNLEIPEAVYEAMTPVTPDWAARLYTQRGWTPEVMTTYGVRLLSHFRKKSDLYAVFPLKTIDRVVIPVRDAQGVLRNLRCYHALGKPPGDQPKIYSWGRGHGASMLFPPASMLRPGGVLLCEGEGDCLCAFSHGVRNAITQTGKPNEWPEDHAEALAGRDVVIAYDADQAGQKYAEAAAKNLVRKGCAVRIIRWPAFMGLREDGSWPEDHGQDLTDFFVRHRKTLSDFMLLLDDAQPYVPAGKAGASPDAGDDAPPAGADPNAPYMRFFGMSANGRFTFRERILADYLCQENPMMYHDKSGQLFVWNGKHFEIYSDEQLKRRAINALGEEATAARVASCSSLAMTMSAIPHGRSLNDRDDWLCIENGMLNVTTLELAPHDRDYLATIMLPVRYDSETTPKPERWLTFLAETIQTEGPIAQLQEFMGYCLTRQTKFDKCLLLLGPGSDGKSKVIKVLRAMVGEANCSAVSMTGLEDQFQRSALFGKLLNVGTEVTTAALESEYFKAIVTGDPIQASFKHKDSFEFTPCVKLVYAANKLPRVMDNSDGYFRRILPIQFKRQFLENDPAMDPDLEGKLMAELDGIFEWALVGLHRLLAQGRFTMCDETRDILMDYRRFNNPVLGFVQDRCTITDNTRTDIKDLYADFKRYASENGFKQLNRENFMRELETAARKVREDAAVRVTRPRAANGARPYLVENITLNPVVIE encoded by the coding sequence ATGGGCTGGGCAGGGCGCAACCTAAGCCGTGACCAGCGCGATGCCATCGCCCGCAAGCTGTTCACGGTGACCGACGAAGAGGACAACTGGCTCAACGGTCTATGCCCGCTGCATGACGACCAGAACCAGTCGTTCTCGTACAACGTCGATGAAGACGTGTTCCACTGCTTCCGCCAGTGCGTGGAAGACGGCGACCTCGTCGACCTCTATTGCCATGTCCGCGGCTTGCCCTTGCGAAGTGGCGAGGGGTTCAAGGCCTTCCGGCGCGAGTTCGCCGCCGACGCCGGAGTGGGGCAACCTGCGCGGCGCACTCCGGGCGAGACCCGCAAGCACGAAGCCGCCTCGCAGAAGGGGGCAGCCAAGCGCAGCCCGCGCCAGAACCTTGAGATACCAGAGGCCGTCTACGAGGCCATGACCCCCGTCACGCCAGACTGGGCGGCCCGTCTCTACACGCAGCGCGGGTGGACGCCAGAGGTCATGACCACCTACGGGGTGCGGCTTCTCAGCCATTTCCGCAAGAAGTCCGACCTGTACGCCGTCTTTCCGCTCAAGACCATCGACAGGGTGGTCATCCCCGTGCGCGATGCACAAGGGGTGTTGCGAAACCTGCGGTGCTACCACGCCCTTGGCAAGCCACCGGGCGACCAGCCCAAGATCTACAGCTGGGGCCGTGGGCATGGGGCTTCCATGCTCTTTCCTCCGGCCTCGATGCTCCGCCCGGGCGGGGTGCTGCTGTGCGAAGGCGAGGGCGACTGCCTGTGCGCCTTCTCGCATGGCGTCCGCAACGCCATCACCCAGACGGGCAAGCCCAACGAATGGCCCGAAGACCATGCCGAAGCCCTTGCCGGGCGCGATGTGGTCATCGCCTATGACGCCGACCAGGCAGGGCAGAAGTATGCCGAGGCCGCGGCGAAGAACCTCGTCCGCAAGGGCTGCGCCGTGCGCATCATCCGCTGGCCCGCGTTCATGGGGCTGCGCGAGGACGGCTCATGGCCCGAAGACCACGGGCAGGACCTGACGGACTTCTTCGTCCGGCATCGCAAGACCCTGTCGGACTTCATGCTGCTGCTCGACGATGCGCAGCCGTATGTCCCTGCGGGAAAGGCCGGCGCATCTCCGGATGCCGGAGACGATGCACCCCCTGCAGGTGCCGACCCCAACGCGCCCTACATGCGCTTCTTCGGCATGAGCGCCAACGGGCGATTCACCTTCCGCGAGCGCATTCTCGCGGACTACCTCTGTCAGGAGAATCCCATGATGTACCACGACAAGAGCGGGCAGCTTTTCGTCTGGAACGGAAAGCACTTCGAGATCTACAGCGACGAGCAGCTCAAGCGGCGCGCCATCAACGCGCTCGGAGAGGAGGCGACGGCAGCCCGGGTTGCGTCGTGTTCGTCGCTGGCCATGACCATGTCGGCCATCCCGCACGGCAGGTCGCTGAACGACCGTGACGACTGGCTCTGCATCGAGAACGGGATGCTCAACGTGACCACGCTTGAGCTAGCCCCGCACGACCGGGACTACCTCGCCACCATCATGCTGCCTGTCAGGTACGACAGCGAGACGACGCCCAAGCCGGAACGCTGGCTGACGTTCCTTGCAGAGACCATCCAGACGGAAGGCCCCATCGCCCAGTTGCAGGAGTTCATGGGCTACTGCCTCACCCGGCAGACGAAGTTCGACAAGTGCCTGTTGCTTCTGGGGCCGGGGTCGGACGGCAAGTCGAAGGTCATCAAGGTGCTGCGGGCCATGGTGGGCGAGGCCAACTGCTCGGCTGTGAGCATGACGGGCCTCGAAGACCAGTTCCAGCGCAGTGCGCTCTTCGGCAAGCTGCTGAACGTGGGTACGGAAGTCACCACGGCGGCCCTTGAGAGCGAGTATTTCAAGGCCATCGTCACGGGTGACCCCATACAGGCGTCGTTCAAGCACAAGGACTCGTTCGAGTTCACCCCGTGCGTCAAGCTCGTCTACGCCGCCAACAAGCTGCCCCGCGTCATGGACAACAGCGACGGCTACTTCCGGCGCATCCTGCCCATCCAGTTCAAACGGCAGTTCCTCGAGAACGACCCGGCCATGGACCCCGACCTTGAAGGCAAGCTCATGGCCGAACTCGACGGCATCTTCGAGTGGGCACTCGTGGGGCTGCACCGGTTGCTGGCGCAAGGCCGGTTCACCATGTGCGACGAGACCCGCGACATCCTCATGGACTACCGCAGGTTCAACAACCCCGTGCTCGGTTTCGTGCAAGACCGCTGCACCATCACCGACAACACCCGCACCGACATCAAGGACCTCTATGCGGACTTCAAGCGGTACGCCAGCGAGAACGGCTTCAAGCAGCTCAACCGTGAGAACTTCATGCGCGAGCTTGAGACGGCGGCACGCAAGGTGCGTGAAGACGCCGCCGTGCGTGTCACGCGCCCCCGGGCGGCCAATGGGGCGCGTCCGTATCTCGTCGAGAACATCACCCTCAACCCTGTCGTGATCGAGTAG
- a CDS encoding phage regulatory CII family protein — translation MRDRFLSGMLKRILEESDLPAKQISVEVGVPYSTLMNQLNPEISNAKFSADDLLAFCKALRTVEPVSYLAAGLGYRLELVTASPDGRSLDHEQTQATIALAEFFKAQQAGCPVEQTRPLLQKAIKEAEDCLARQIDEEQAASGAKP, via the coding sequence ATGCGTGACCGCTTTCTGTCGGGAATGCTCAAGAGGATTCTTGAGGAATCTGATCTTCCTGCGAAGCAGATCAGCGTCGAGGTGGGGGTGCCGTATTCGACGCTGATGAACCAGCTGAACCCCGAAATTTCCAACGCCAAGTTCTCGGCTGACGATCTCCTTGCCTTTTGTAAGGCACTTCGCACGGTAGAACCGGTCTCCTATCTGGCCGCCGGACTCGGGTACCGCCTCGAACTCGTCACGGCATCCCCTGATGGGCGCAGTCTCGACCATGAGCAGACGCAAGCCACCATCGCATTGGCCGAGTTCTTCAAGGCACAACAGGCGGGCTGCCCCGTAGAGCAGACCCGGCCACTTCTGCAGAAGGCCATCAAAGAAGCGGAAGACTGCCTCGCGCGCCAGATCGATGAAGAGCAGGCGGCTTCAGGAGCGAAACCATGA
- a CDS encoding helix-turn-helix transcriptional regulator, with translation MDALDIDKLPGSRLLNWEQCCAVLGVSKSTFYNLVNMGELPATRVGVRAGLRVRVDTLREYLRCRVASEVCL, from the coding sequence ATGGATGCGCTGGACATCGACAAGCTGCCCGGTAGCCGTCTGCTCAACTGGGAGCAGTGCTGCGCCGTGCTAGGGGTGAGCAAGAGCACCTTCTATAATCTGGTGAACATGGGCGAGCTGCCAGCCACCCGGGTTGGCGTGCGGGCCGGGCTGCGGGTGCGGGTGGACACGCTACGGGAGTACCTGCGGTGTCGGGTGGCTAGTGAGGTGTGCCTATGA